In one window of Sciurus carolinensis chromosome X, mSciCar1.2, whole genome shotgun sequence DNA:
- the Slc25a5 gene encoding ADP/ATP translocase 2 has product MTDAAVSFAKDFLAGGVAAAISKTAVAPIERVKLLLQVQHASKQITADKQYKGIIDCVVRIPKEQGVLSFWRGNLANVIRYFPTQALNFAFKDKYKQIFLGGVDKRTQFWRYFAGNLASGGAAGATSLCFVYPLDFARTRLAADVGKAGAEREFKGLGDCLVKIYKSDGIKGLYQGFNVSVQGIIIYRAAYFGIYDTAKGMLPDPKNTHIFISWMIAQSVTAVAGLTSYPFDTVRRRMMMQSGRKGTDIMYTGTIDCWRKIARDEGGKAFFKGAWSNVLRGMGGAFVLVLYDEIKKFT; this is encoded by the exons aTGACAGATGCCGCTGTGTCCTTCGCCAAGGACTTCCTGGCTGGTGGAGTGGCCGCGGCCATCTCCAAGACTGCGGTAGCGCCCATCGAGCGGGTCAAGCTGCTGCTGCAG GTACAGCATGCCAGCAAGCAAATCACCGCAGATAAGCAATACAAGGGCATTATAGACTGCGTGGTTCGTATCCCCAAGGAGCAGGGAGTCCTGTCCTTCTGGCGTGGTAACCTGGCCAACGTCATCAGATACTTCCCCACCCAGGCTCTCAACTTTGCCTTCAAAGATAAATACAAGCAGATCTTCCTGGGCGGTGTGGACAAGAGGACCCAGTTTTGGCGCTACTTTGCAGGGAACCTGGCATCAGGTGGTGCCGCAGGGGCCACATCCTTGTGTTTTGTGTATCCTCTTGATTTTGCCCGAACCCGTCTAGCAGCTGATGTGGGAAAAGCCGGAGCTGAAAGGGAATTCAAAGGCCTTGGTGACTGCCTGGTTAAGATCTACAAATCTGATGGGATTAAGGGCCTGTACCAAGGCTTTAATGTGTCTGTGCAGGGTATTATCATCTACCGAGCTGCCTACTTTGGTATCTATGACACTGCGAAGG GAATGCTTCCAGATCCCAAGAATACTCACATCTTTATCAGCTGGATGATTGCACAGTCTGTCACTGCTGTTGCTGGGTTGACTTCCTATCCTTTTGATACCGTTCGCCGCCGCATGATGATGCAGTCAGGGCGCAAAGGAA CTGACATCATGTACACAGGCACGATTGACTGCTGGAGGAAGATTGCTCGCGATGAAGGAGGCAAAGCTTTTTTCAAGGGTGCATGGTCCAATGTTCTCAGAGGCATGGGTGGTGCTTTTGTACTTGTCTTGTACGATGAAATCAAGAAGTTCACATAA